Proteins found in one Brachypodium distachyon strain Bd21 chromosome 5, Brachypodium_distachyon_v3.0, whole genome shotgun sequence genomic segment:
- the LOC106865423 gene encoding pentatricopeptide repeat-containing protein At3g20730 → MMSCNSSVHGLEISVRPHFPLCFEPLGSRLAPPRPLFIPWRSSRSSGCPLSCHPCAVTIDRPPKRINSRLSSSHTCATMGLVRGAATSADPAFYYSLLQSCMSCFRRGRSVHHQIIASAAPPDLHMSTKLVIFYAKHGDVAAARKVFDGMPHRSVVSWTAMVSGYSRNGQTREALDLFTLMLASGVRPNQFTYGSVASACAGAGCVRSGEQVHACVAKGRFVGDVFVQSALMDMHLRCGSVVDAMQLFAEMERKDVVAWNALLRGLVERAQYGDALGLLPSMLRGAMLPDHFTFGSALKACGAVSVLANVELIHTCIIKLGYWGEKVVIGSIIDAYAKCRGLSSARLIYDSICEPDLVSSTALISGYSMDRNHSEDAMELFCKIHRKGLRIDGVLLSSLLGLCANVASLRFGTQIHAYMCKRQPMTDVALDNAVVDMYAKAGEFADARRAFDEMPYRNVVSWTSLITACGKNGFGEDAVSLFDRMVEDGVKPNDVTFLSLLSACGHSGLTSKGMEYFTSMMSKYGIDPRAEHYSSAIDLLARGGQLKDAWKLVQNIDIEPNSSMFGAMLGACKTHGSMPLGETAAKNLFTIAPESSVHYAVLANMYAESSLWEDAQRTRKLMAETSGGKVAGCSVI, encoded by the exons ATGATGTCCTGCAACTCTTCGGTCCATGGTCTTGAAATTTCAGTGCGACCCCACTTCCCGCTCTGCTTTGAACCCCTGGGGTCTCGATtagcgccgccgcgtcctctATTCATCCCATGGCGGAGTTCACGATCAAGCGGCTGCCCCCTTTCGTGCCATCCCTGCGCCGTCACCATTGACCGGCCACCCAAGCGGATCAACAGTAGACTCAGCTCTTCGCATACGTGCGCGACAATGGGCCTCGTCAGGGGCGCGGCGACATCCGCCGACCCCGCcttctactactccctcctccAGAGCTGCATGAGCTGCTTCCGGCGAGGCAGGTCCGTCCACCACCAGATCATCGCGTCCGCCGCTCCCCCGGACCTGCACATGAGCACCAAGCTCGTCATCTTCTACGCTAAACACGGCGACGTCGCCGCTGCACGCAAGGTGTTCGACGGAATGCCGCACCGGAGCGTCGTGTCCTGGACAGCCATGGTCTCCGGATACTCCAGGAACGGCCAGACGCGGGAGGCGCTGGATCTGTTCACCCTCATGCTGGCATCCGGCGTCAGGCCGAACCAGTTCACCTACGGGAGCGTGGCCAGCGCGTGCGCCGGGGCTGGGTGTGTCAGGAGCGGTGAGCAGGTGCATGCGTGCGTGGCGAAGGGGAGGTTCGTGGGGGATGTCTTCGTGCAGAGTGCTCTCATGGACATGCACCTCAGGTGTGGGTCAGTCGTGGACGCGATGCAGCTGTTTGCGGAGATGGAGAGGAAGGATGTTGTGGCTTGGAATGCCCTGCTCAGGGGGCTTGTCGAGCGGGCGCAGTATGGCGATGCGCTTGGGTTGTTGCCCTCAATGCTGAGAGGAG CAATGCTGCCTGATCATTTCACATTTGGAAGTGCTCTAAAAGCTTGTGGAGCAGTCAGTGTGCTTGCTAACGTGGAGCTAATTCACACTTGCATAATAAAGCTGGGTTACTGGGGAGAAAAGGTTGTTATTGGATCAATTATAGATGCTTATGCAAAATGCCGCGGTCTAAGCAGCGCAAGATTGATATATGACTCCATATGTGAACCGGATCTTGTTTCGTCTACTGCACTGATCAGTGGGTACTCCATGGATAGAAACCACAGTGAAGATGCAATGGAGCTCTTTTGTAAAATTCATCGTAAAGGCTTAAGGATTGATGGTGTTCTGTTAAGCTCATTGCTTGGCCTTTGTGCCAATGTGGCATCGCTCAGATTTGGGACACAAATTCATGCTTATATGTGCAAGAGGCAGCCTATGACTGATGTCGCATTGGACAATGCTGTAGTTGACATGTATGCTAAGGCAGGAGAATTTGCAGATGCCAGGCGTGCTTTTGATGAAATGCCTTACCGAAATGTTGTTTCATGGACTTCACTCATTACTGCCTGTGGGAAAAATGGTTTTGGAGAAGATGCTGTGAGCCTTTTTGATAGAATGGTGGAGGATGGTGTGAAGCCAAATGATGTTACATTCCTTTCCCTTCTGTCTGCATGTGGCCATTCTGGTCTGACGAGTAAAGGGATGGAATATTTCACTTCCATGATGAGCAAATATGGTATTGATCCAAGAGCTGAGCATTACAGTTCTGCTATCGACCTTCTTGCTCGTGGAGGTCAGTTAAAAGATGCATGGAAGCTTGTTCAGAATATAGACATTGAACCTAACTCGTCAATGTTTGGCGCAATGCTTGGAGCTTGTAAAACACATGGAAGCATGCCTCTAGGAGAAACTGCTGCCAAGAATCTTTTCACTATAGCTCCTGAGAGTTCTGTACACTATGCTGTGCTTGCAAACATGTATGCTGAATCTAGTTTATGGGAGGATGCTCAAAGGACAAGAAAATTAATGGCTGAAACATCTGGTGGGAAGGTAGCTGGTTGCAGTGTCATCTGA